In Saccharothrix syringae, the following are encoded in one genomic region:
- a CDS encoding class II fumarate hydratase — protein MGEQEYRVEHDTMGEVHVPVDALWRAQTQRAVENFPISGRGLERAQIRALGLLKAAAARVNERLGVLEPEVAGAIAAAADAVAAGEHDDHFPVDVFQTGSGTSSNMNANEVIATLAGRALGRDVHPNDHVNASQSSNDTFPTTLRIAATEAVARDVVPALEHLAAVLEARAADWTSLVKSGRTHLMDAVPVTLGQEVGAWATQVRNGVERLNSSLPRLAELPIGGTAVGSGLNAPAGFGAAVSAELAAATGLPLTEARDHFEAQATQDGVVEVSGQLRATAVGLFKIANDLRWLGSGPRTGLGELALPDLQPGSSIMPGKVNPVIPEATMMVVAQVIGNDAAIAFAGSQGNFQLNVMLPVIARNVLESCRLLAAVARLLADKVLVGAEPQVERMREYAESSPSIVTPLNRHLGYEEAASIAKQSLKERKTIREVVLERGHVPGKLTEAQLDEALDVLRMANGGR, from the coding sequence ATGGGCGAACAGGAGTACCGCGTCGAGCACGACACCATGGGCGAGGTCCACGTGCCGGTCGACGCGCTGTGGCGTGCGCAGACGCAGCGCGCGGTGGAGAACTTCCCGATCTCCGGGCGGGGCCTGGAGCGCGCGCAGATCAGGGCCCTGGGCCTGCTCAAGGCCGCGGCGGCCCGGGTGAACGAGCGGCTGGGGGTACTGGAACCCGAAGTGGCCGGCGCCATCGCGGCCGCGGCCGACGCCGTGGCCGCGGGCGAGCACGACGACCACTTCCCGGTGGACGTGTTCCAGACCGGGTCGGGCACCTCGTCCAACATGAACGCCAACGAGGTGATCGCGACCCTGGCCGGCCGGGCGCTGGGCCGGGACGTGCACCCCAACGACCACGTCAACGCCTCGCAGTCGTCCAACGACACGTTCCCCACGACGCTGCGGATCGCGGCGACCGAGGCCGTGGCGCGCGACGTGGTCCCGGCCCTGGAGCACCTGGCGGCCGTGCTGGAGGCGCGGGCGGCGGACTGGACGTCGCTGGTCAAGTCCGGGCGCACGCACCTGATGGACGCCGTGCCGGTCACCCTGGGCCAGGAGGTGGGCGCGTGGGCCACCCAGGTGCGCAACGGCGTCGAGCGGCTGAACTCCTCGCTGCCCCGGCTGGCGGAGCTGCCGATCGGCGGCACGGCCGTGGGCAGCGGCCTCAACGCGCCCGCGGGCTTCGGCGCGGCGGTGTCGGCGGAGCTGGCCGCGGCCACCGGCCTGCCGCTGACCGAGGCGCGCGACCACTTCGAGGCCCAGGCCACCCAGGACGGCGTGGTCGAGGTCTCCGGCCAGCTCCGCGCCACGGCCGTGGGCCTGTTCAAGATCGCCAACGACCTGCGGTGGCTGGGTTCCGGCCCCCGGACCGGCCTGGGCGAGCTGGCGCTGCCGGACCTCCAGCCGGGCTCGTCGATCATGCCCGGCAAGGTCAACCCGGTGATCCCCGAGGCGACGATGATGGTGGTCGCCCAGGTGATCGGCAACGACGCGGCGATCGCGTTCGCGGGCTCGCAGGGCAACTTCCAGCTCAACGTGATGCTGCCGGTGATCGCGCGCAACGTGCTGGAGTCGTGCCGCCTGCTGGCCGCGGTGGCCCGCCTGCTGGCCGACAAGGTCCTGGTGGGCGCCGAGCCGCAGGTGGAGCGGATGCGCGAGTACGCCGAGTCGTCGCCCTCGATCGTCACCCCGCTCAACCGCCACCTCGGCTACGAGGAGGCCGCGTCGATCGCCAAGCAGTCGCTCAAGGAGCGCAAGACCATCCGCGAGGTGGTGCTGGAGCGCGGGCACGTGCCGGGGAAGCTCACCGAGGCCCAGCTCGACGAGGCCCTGGACGTGCTGCGCATGGCCAACGGCGGTCGCTAG
- a CDS encoding cyclic nucleotide-binding domain-containing protein encodes MTRRSNPVAPEGGELGAFARDLRALRDDRGAAAPSVDEISRHEGISRSTLYAALSGSRLPRREVVAALARAWGGDEAEWLRRRSEVESRLAASPPPPDTGPRPDKPSAEAVELLHREGRRAHYPRGSLLYREGEHDGGVMLVVSGLVKVSAASTDGQDVVLGVRGPGELLGEVSALTGGPATASVTTLSETTVTRLAAGAFDALVRENPRFTAELLRIMAHRVDTANRRHAMHASPPLHRLARVLVELGTAYGEAQPDGGLVLRGLTLPDLAGLIGVSWVTVQRCLFQLRDTGLIRTGYRVLTLAPELFEPGAVR; translated from the coding sequence ATGACCCGGCGGTCGAACCCGGTCGCCCCCGAGGGGGGCGAACTCGGTGCGTTCGCGCGGGACCTGAGGGCGTTGCGGGACGACCGCGGCGCCGCGGCGCCGAGCGTCGACGAGATCAGCAGGCACGAGGGCATCTCCCGCTCCACCCTGTACGCCGCCCTGAGCGGGAGCAGGCTGCCCCGGCGCGAGGTGGTGGCGGCGCTGGCCAGGGCGTGGGGCGGGGACGAGGCCGAGTGGCTGCGCCGGCGCAGCGAGGTGGAGTCCCGCCTGGCCGCGTCCCCGCCGCCCCCGGACACCGGCCCGCGGCCGGACAAGCCGAGCGCCGAGGCCGTCGAACTCCTGCACCGCGAGGGGCGCCGGGCGCACTACCCGCGCGGTTCCCTCCTATACCGGGAGGGCGAGCACGACGGCGGCGTGATGCTCGTGGTCAGCGGGCTGGTCAAGGTCTCGGCCGCCTCGACCGACGGGCAGGACGTGGTGCTGGGGGTGCGCGGTCCGGGCGAACTGCTCGGCGAGGTGAGCGCCCTCACCGGCGGCCCCGCCACCGCGTCCGTCACGACGCTGTCCGAGACGACGGTCACCAGGCTGGCCGCCGGGGCGTTCGACGCCCTCGTGCGTGAGAACCCCCGGTTCACCGCGGAACTGCTGCGGATCATGGCCCACCGCGTGGACACGGCGAACCGCCGGCACGCGATGCACGCCTCTCCGCCGCTGCACCGCCTCGCCCGCGTCCTCGTGGAACTCGGGACCGCCTATGGCGAGGCGCAACCCGACGGCGGCCTGGTGCTCCGCGGCCTCACGTTGCCGGACCTGGCCGGCCTCATCGGGGTCAGCTGGGTGACGGTGCAGAGGTGCCTCTTCCAGCTCCGGGACACCGGTTTGATCCGGACCGGTTACCGCGTCCTGACCCTGGCCCCGGAGCTGTTCGAGCCCGGCGCCGTGCGCTGA
- a CDS encoding ATP-dependent DNA ligase → MLFSEVVETSAAVGATRSRLAKVEALAGLLRRMTTPAVVSFLVGVPSQGRIGAGWRTVLDLDVEPAPGPSLTVSDVDGALGAFAAISGKGAAGRRVAALTDLFARATAAEQDFLKRLLTGELRQGALEGVMLDAVARAADVPGEVVRRAFMLSGSLPATATAALTGEAALAAFRLEVGRPVRPMLASPAESLPGALAELGATAVEHKLDGARIQVHRDGDGVRVFTRTLREVTTTVPELVDLVRGLPCTSVVLDGETLALTDDGKPRPFQETMSRFGAQDVRELLLSPFFFDCLHLDGEDLLDRPLRERLDALRRVAGDHLVPGAVEPGPEEAARVLDEALAAGHEGVVVKSLDSVYAAGRRGRAWQKVKPVHTLDLVVIGVEWGSGRRKGLLSNLHLGARDPDGGPPVMVGKTFKGLTDELLAWQTRELLARATDRDDWVVRVRPELVIEIELDGVQVSPRYPGGVALRFARVVRYRPDKDPAEADTVDAVRALLPGPGSAESTTEAP, encoded by the coding sequence GTGCTGTTCAGCGAAGTCGTCGAGACGTCCGCCGCCGTGGGTGCCACGCGGTCGCGCCTGGCCAAGGTCGAGGCGCTGGCCGGCCTGCTGCGCCGGATGACCACGCCCGCCGTGGTGTCGTTCCTGGTCGGCGTGCCCAGCCAGGGACGCATCGGCGCGGGCTGGCGCACCGTGCTCGACCTGGACGTCGAACCCGCGCCCGGACCTTCGCTCACCGTGTCCGATGTGGACGGCGCGCTGGGCGCGTTCGCGGCCATCTCCGGCAAGGGCGCGGCGGGTCGGCGGGTCGCCGCGCTGACCGACCTGTTCGCCCGGGCCACCGCCGCCGAGCAGGACTTCCTCAAGCGGCTGCTCACCGGCGAGCTGCGCCAGGGCGCGCTGGAGGGCGTGATGCTGGACGCGGTGGCCAGGGCCGCCGACGTGCCGGGCGAGGTGGTGCGGCGGGCGTTCATGCTCTCCGGCAGCCTGCCCGCCACCGCCACCGCCGCGCTGACCGGCGAGGCGGCGCTGGCCGCGTTCCGCCTGGAGGTCGGCCGCCCGGTGCGGCCGATGCTCGCCTCGCCCGCCGAGTCCCTGCCCGGGGCCCTGGCGGAGCTGGGCGCGACCGCGGTCGAGCACAAGCTCGACGGCGCCCGCATCCAGGTCCACCGCGACGGCGACGGGGTCCGGGTGTTCACCCGCACCCTGCGGGAGGTCACCACGACCGTCCCCGAGCTGGTCGACCTGGTCCGCGGCCTGCCGTGCACCTCGGTGGTCCTCGACGGCGAGACCCTGGCGCTGACCGACGACGGCAAGCCGCGCCCGTTCCAGGAGACGATGAGCCGCTTCGGCGCGCAGGACGTGCGCGAGCTGCTGCTCAGCCCGTTCTTCTTCGACTGCCTCCACCTCGACGGCGAGGACCTGCTGGACCGGCCGCTGCGCGAGCGCCTGGACGCGCTCAGGCGGGTCGCCGGCGACCACCTCGTCCCCGGCGCGGTCGAGCCCGGCCCCGAAGAGGCGGCCCGCGTCCTGGACGAGGCGCTGGCCGCCGGCCACGAGGGCGTCGTGGTCAAGTCGCTCGACTCGGTCTACGCGGCCGGCCGCCGCGGCCGGGCGTGGCAGAAGGTCAAGCCCGTGCACACCCTCGACCTGGTGGTGATCGGCGTCGAGTGGGGCAGCGGCCGCCGCAAGGGGCTGCTGTCCAACCTGCACCTGGGCGCCCGCGACCCCGACGGCGGCCCGCCGGTCATGGTCGGCAAGACGTTCAAGGGCCTGACCGACGAGCTGCTGGCCTGGCAAACCCGCGAACTGCTCGCCCGCGCCACCGACCGGGACGACTGGGTGGTGCGGGTGCGCCCCGAGCTGGTGATCGAGATCGAGCTGGACGGCGTGCAGGTCAGCCCCCGCTACCCCGGCGGCGTGGCGCTGCGGTTCGCCCGCGTGGTCCGCTACCGGCCGGACAAGGACCCGGCCGAGGCCGACACCGTCGACGCCGTGCGGGCCCTGCTGCCGGGGCCCGGTTCGGCGGAAAGCACCACCGAGGCCCCGTAG
- a CDS encoding NAD(P)/FAD-dependent oxidoreductase: protein MDLEVDLLIVGAGPTGLFAAYYAGFRDLSVALVDALPEAGGQITAMYPEKMIFDVAGFPAVRGRDLVTALVQQADQWKPTYLLGRQARTLSTVDDGVRVGLADGGTVKAGAVLITAGMGEFRPRPLPAGDGWLGRGVVHFVPQLAAHTGQDVVVVGGGDSAFDWALALAPIAASVTVVHRRATFRAHPPTVRQVRDLGVPIITDAEVLELRGDTGLAEVELAVKGGDRKVLPAQTVVAALGFTADLGPIESWGLELDHRAVVVDTTMRTARDRVYAAGDVAQYPGKVKLIATGFGEAATAVNNIAVALNPGAHLFPGHSSNAG, encoded by the coding sequence ATGGACCTTGAGGTCGACCTGCTCATCGTCGGCGCGGGCCCCACGGGGTTGTTCGCGGCCTACTACGCGGGGTTCCGGGACCTGTCGGTCGCGCTGGTCGACGCGCTGCCCGAGGCGGGCGGCCAGATCACCGCGATGTACCCGGAGAAGATGATCTTCGACGTGGCCGGGTTCCCGGCGGTGCGCGGGCGCGACCTGGTGACCGCGCTCGTCCAGCAGGCCGACCAGTGGAAGCCGACCTACCTGCTCGGCCGCCAGGCCCGCACGCTGTCCACTGTGGACGACGGGGTGCGCGTCGGGCTGGCCGACGGCGGGACGGTCAAGGCGGGCGCCGTGCTGATCACCGCGGGCATGGGCGAGTTCCGGCCGCGGCCGCTGCCCGCGGGCGACGGCTGGCTGGGCCGGGGCGTGGTGCACTTCGTGCCGCAGCTCGCCGCGCACACCGGCCAGGACGTGGTGGTCGTCGGCGGCGGCGACTCGGCGTTCGACTGGGCGCTGGCGCTGGCCCCGATCGCGGCGAGCGTGACCGTGGTGCACCGCCGGGCCACCTTCCGCGCCCACCCGCCGACCGTGCGGCAGGTGCGCGACCTCGGCGTGCCGATCATCACCGACGCCGAGGTGCTGGAACTGCGCGGCGACACCGGGCTCGCCGAGGTGGAGCTGGCCGTCAAGGGCGGCGACCGCAAGGTGCTGCCCGCGCAGACCGTGGTGGCGGCGCTGGGCTTCACCGCCGACCTGGGCCCCATCGAGTCGTGGGGCCTGGAGCTGGACCACCGGGCCGTCGTGGTCGACACCACCATGCGCACCGCGCGCGACCGCGTCTACGCCGCCGGCGACGTCGCCCAGTACCCCGGCAAGGTGAAGCTGATCGCCACCGGCTTCGGCGAGGCCGCCACCGCGGTCAACAACATCGCCGTCGCGCTCAACCCGGGTGCGCACCTGTTCCCCGGGCACTCCAGCAACGCGGGCTGA
- a CDS encoding L,D-transpeptidase yields MKTRKTLGTAAVAAAAALTSFGLAAPADASTGTPCSIANGACVRLSTNQAWLIYNGSASYGPVAVSHGMPGYETPVGTFPVLRKVKDEWSVPYNGPMPNSVYFTTDGIAFHQGDTSRPSHGCVRLGPQESLTFYDNLFPGEQVQVVA; encoded by the coding sequence ATGAAGACGAGGAAGACGCTCGGTACGGCGGCGGTCGCCGCCGCGGCGGCCTTGACCAGCTTCGGCCTCGCGGCACCCGCCGACGCTTCGACCGGCACGCCGTGCTCCATCGCCAACGGCGCGTGCGTGCGGCTGTCCACCAACCAGGCGTGGCTGATCTACAACGGGAGCGCCAGCTACGGGCCCGTCGCGGTGTCCCACGGCATGCCGGGGTACGAGACCCCGGTCGGCACTTTCCCGGTGCTGCGCAAGGTGAAGGACGAGTGGAGCGTGCCCTACAACGGACCGATGCCGAACTCGGTGTACTTCACCACCGACGGCATCGCGTTCCACCAGGGCGACACCTCGCGGCCGTCGCACGGCTGCGTCCGCCTGGGTCCGCAGGAGTCGTTGACGTTCTACGACAACCTGTTCCCGGGCGAGCAGGTGCAGGTGGTGGCCTGA